In one Bradyrhizobium sp. 4 genomic region, the following are encoded:
- a CDS encoding amino acid ABC transporter ATP-binding protein, translating into MTKPLVAIRSVSKSFGEFQALKNVSLDIRPGEVMCLIGASGSGKTTLLRCINQLAAIDSGGIWLDGELLGVREQGGRLHRLSEREIGRQRLKTGMVFQRFNLFPHKTALENITEGPLQVQGRKSDEVRAEAIELLRRVGLSAKADWYPAQLSGGQQQRVAIARALAMQPMLMLFDEPTSALDPELVGEVLAVMKELARSGMTMMVVTHELGFAREVADRVVYMDQGAIIEQGRASDVLGAPREERTRAFLSAVI; encoded by the coding sequence ATGACAAAACCCCTCGTCGCGATCCGCTCCGTCAGCAAGAGTTTTGGCGAGTTTCAGGCTCTCAAAAATGTCTCGCTCGACATCCGGCCCGGCGAGGTGATGTGTCTGATCGGTGCCTCCGGCTCGGGCAAGACGACGCTGCTCCGCTGCATCAACCAGCTCGCCGCGATCGACAGTGGCGGCATCTGGCTCGACGGCGAGCTCTTGGGCGTGCGCGAGCAGGGCGGACGGCTCCATCGGCTTAGCGAGCGCGAGATCGGGCGGCAGCGGCTGAAGACCGGCATGGTGTTCCAGCGCTTCAACTTGTTTCCGCACAAGACCGCGCTCGAAAACATCACCGAAGGTCCACTCCAGGTTCAGGGTCGAAAATCCGACGAGGTGCGTGCTGAGGCGATCGAGCTGCTGCGGCGCGTCGGATTGTCGGCCAAAGCGGACTGGTATCCCGCCCAGCTCTCCGGTGGCCAGCAGCAGCGCGTCGCGATTGCCCGCGCGCTTGCCATGCAGCCGATGCTGATGCTGTTCGACGAGCCGACCAGCGCGCTCGATCCCGAGCTCGTCGGCGAGGTCTTGGCGGTCATGAAAGAGCTGGCGCGGAGCGGCATGACCATGATGGTCGTGACGCACGAACTCGGCTTCGCGCGCGAGGTCGCCGACCGTGTCGTCTACATGGACCAGGGCGCGATCATCGAGCAGGGGCGCGCATCCGATGTCTTGGGCGCGCCGCGCGAGGAACGTACCAGAGCATTTCTTTCGGCAGTGATCTGA
- a CDS encoding amino acid ABC transporter permease: protein MKTAPALAEGFPDLSGMRIAREPHWFRWLSAALIVLVLALIVRAFAAGQIEWSYVSRFLTAKVILEGIVNTMVMAVLAMALGIFLGVVIAIMRLSPNPVLKTVAAGYTWLFRGTPLILQLLLWFNLALVFPTIGIPGLWSARAVDVMTPFLAALLGLGINQGAYTSEVMRAGMLSVDIGQYEAAQAIGMGRLRALRRIVLPQAMRVVIPPLGNEFIGMVKATSLASVIQYPELLHNAENIYYANSRVIELLIVAGLWYLLVVSVLTPLQMLLERRFARGTLRLAR, encoded by the coding sequence ATGAAGACGGCACCGGCACTCGCGGAGGGTTTTCCCGACCTGTCGGGGATGCGGATCGCGCGCGAGCCGCACTGGTTTCGCTGGCTCAGCGCCGCGCTGATCGTTCTTGTACTTGCATTGATCGTGCGCGCGTTTGCGGCCGGCCAGATCGAATGGTCCTATGTCAGCCGCTTCCTGACGGCAAAGGTCATTCTCGAAGGCATCGTCAACACCATGGTGATGGCGGTGCTGGCGATGGCGCTCGGCATCTTCCTCGGCGTCGTCATCGCGATCATGCGGCTGTCGCCCAACCCGGTGCTGAAGACCGTCGCCGCCGGCTACACCTGGCTGTTCCGCGGCACGCCGCTGATCCTGCAACTGCTGCTGTGGTTCAATCTCGCGCTGGTGTTTCCGACCATCGGCATTCCCGGCCTGTGGAGCGCGCGCGCCGTCGACGTCATGACGCCGTTCCTTGCCGCGCTGCTCGGGCTCGGCATCAACCAGGGCGCCTATACGTCGGAAGTGATGCGCGCCGGCATGCTGTCGGTCGATATCGGGCAATATGAGGCCGCGCAGGCGATCGGCATGGGACGCTTGCGTGCGCTGCGCCGGATCGTGCTGCCGCAGGCGATGCGCGTGGTGATCCCGCCGCTCGGCAACGAGTTCATCGGCATGGTGAAGGCGACCTCGCTCGCCAGCGTCATCCAGTATCCGGAACTGCTGCACAACGCGGAAAACATCTACTACGCCAATTCTCGCGTGATCGAGCTCCTGATCGTGGCCGGGCTCTGGTACCTGCTCGTCGTCTCGGTCCTGACGCCGCTCCAGATGCTGCTCGAACGCCGTTTTGCGCGCGGCACATTGCGGCTCGCGCGATGA
- a CDS encoding ABC transporter substrate-binding protein: protein MTRLSYFLGIAALAAATSAQAAELPAEIKQAGALKLTVNSTYAPMEYRDPATNELVGLDVDLANELAKRLGVKIVWSETPFAELIPSLQTKRADFIISGISDRASRRETADFVDYLGTGPQFFVMAENEAKAATDLCGKKVGTTRSTSFPVEIEKWSKQNCEPAGRPAIQYVPGENSIDVRNQLKQGRIDAAVQGSETLPYAQTQEPGKYRVIGEPFAKGYQGIMFRKDDAVLREVVTEKLAAMIADGSYKAVLDKWGLGANAVVQPMLNAASQ, encoded by the coding sequence ATGACGCGCCTCTCGTATTTCCTCGGCATCGCAGCGCTGGCGGCCGCGACGTCCGCGCAGGCGGCGGAGCTTCCAGCCGAGATCAAGCAAGCGGGCGCGTTGAAGCTCACGGTCAACTCCACTTACGCGCCGATGGAATACCGCGATCCCGCGACCAATGAGCTCGTCGGGCTCGACGTCGATCTGGCAAACGAACTGGCCAAGCGCCTCGGCGTGAAGATCGTCTGGAGCGAGACGCCGTTCGCGGAATTGATCCCGTCGCTTCAGACCAAGCGCGCCGATTTCATCATCTCCGGCATCTCCGATCGCGCCTCGCGGCGCGAGACCGCGGATTTCGTCGATTATCTCGGGACCGGCCCGCAGTTCTTCGTGATGGCGGAGAACGAAGCCAAGGCTGCGACCGATCTCTGCGGCAAGAAGGTTGGGACCACCCGCAGCACCAGCTTCCCGGTCGAGATCGAGAAGTGGAGCAAGCAGAATTGCGAGCCGGCCGGCAGGCCAGCGATCCAGTACGTGCCGGGCGAGAACTCGATCGACGTTCGCAACCAGCTCAAGCAGGGCCGGATCGATGCCGCCGTGCAGGGCAGCGAGACGCTGCCTTATGCGCAAACGCAGGAACCCGGCAAATACCGCGTGATCGGCGAGCCCTTTGCCAAAGGCTATCAGGGCATCATGTTCCGCAAGGACGATGCGGTGCTTCGCGAGGTGGTGACCGAGAAGCTCGCGGCGATGATCGCCGACGGTTCCTACAAGGCTGTCCTCGACAAATGGGGTCTCGGCGCCAATGCGGTCGTCCAGCCCATGCTGAACGCGGCGTCGCAATGA
- a CDS encoding N-carbamoyl-D-amino-acid hydrolase: MVRVLRAAAAQMGPTQKADTREHTLSRMLALLEEAAGRGASLVVFPELAFTTFFPRWLLEGEALDHYFERGMPNPNVAALFDRARALRVGFYVGYAELTPDGRRYNCAVLVDRDGELLGRYRKVHLPGSVEPRQGARYQQLEKRYFDYGDLGFPAFRAGSAWAHAIMGMMICNDRRWPESWRVLGLQGVELVCIGYNSAAYDPNGGSTEDASLRTFHSTLVTQANAYMNATWAISVAKAGEEDGSGLIGGSCIVDPNGRIVAQAATLTDEVIVADIDLDLCRQGKDKMFNFAAHRRPEQYRVITERAGVIEPAVLDAD; this comes from the coding sequence TTGGTTCGTGTCCTTCGCGCCGCCGCCGCACAGATGGGGCCGACGCAAAAAGCCGATACGCGCGAGCATACGCTGTCGCGGATGCTTGCGCTGCTGGAGGAGGCGGCCGGCCGCGGCGCCAGCCTCGTGGTGTTTCCCGAGCTTGCCTTCACCACGTTCTTTCCGCGCTGGTTGCTCGAAGGCGAGGCGCTCGACCATTATTTCGAACGCGGCATGCCGAACCCGAACGTCGCCGCCTTGTTCGACCGTGCACGTGCGCTGCGCGTCGGCTTCTATGTCGGCTATGCCGAGCTGACGCCGGATGGACGCCGCTACAATTGCGCCGTCCTGGTCGATCGCGACGGCGAGCTGCTCGGCCGTTATCGCAAGGTGCACCTGCCGGGCTCGGTCGAGCCGCGACAAGGTGCGCGCTACCAGCAGCTCGAGAAACGCTATTTCGACTATGGCGATCTCGGCTTTCCGGCCTTCCGCGCCGGCTCGGCCTGGGCCCACGCCATCATGGGCATGATGATCTGCAACGATCGCCGCTGGCCGGAATCCTGGCGCGTGCTTGGCCTGCAGGGCGTCGAGCTTGTCTGCATCGGCTACAATTCGGCTGCCTATGATCCGAATGGCGGCAGCACGGAAGATGCCTCCTTGCGCACCTTCCACTCCACGCTGGTGACGCAGGCCAACGCCTATATGAACGCGACCTGGGCGATCTCGGTGGCGAAGGCAGGCGAGGAGGACGGCTCCGGGCTGATCGGCGGCTCCTGCATCGTCGATCCCAATGGCCGCATCGTCGCGCAGGCCGCAACGCTGACTGACGAAGTGATCGTCGCCGACATCGATCTCGACCTCTGCCGCCAGGGCAAGGACAAGATGTTCAACTTCGCCGCGCACCGGCGGCCGGAGCAATACAGGGTGATCACCGAACGCGCCGGCGTCATCGAGCCCGCGGTTCTCGACGCAGACTGA